The following coding sequences are from one Granulicella sp. L56 window:
- a CDS encoding UbiA family prenyltransferase yields the protein MASRAHESAVVAAPRTDLALPIPFGVRLRAHIAIMRLDHSIKNIFLLPGIVVALSLLHPKLSQLGQIRLMPIVVGVVAVTLIACSNYVLNELLDAPYDRLHPHKCNRPAALGLIDPSAAYAQWLAMMVVGMTLASWIGLRFAVAAGALWIMGCIYNIRPLRTKDVAYLDVLTESLNNPLRMLLGWYMVTQVIIPPTSMLCAYWMLGCYFMGLKRFSEFREIGSHQGACAYRKSFENYSERSLLGSVVFYASMAMMMFGIFVVRYRIELILAFPFIALLMAMYFDLSFKKNSAVQHPEKLYREPSLMAIALATCIIMIVLLNIHLPLVGQIFTPTKW from the coding sequence ATGGCGAGTCGAGCCCATGAAAGCGCAGTCGTCGCAGCGCCGCGAACCGATCTGGCGCTGCCCATCCCCTTCGGGGTACGGCTGCGCGCCCACATCGCGATCATGCGATTGGACCACTCGATCAAGAACATCTTTTTGCTGCCCGGCATCGTTGTTGCCCTGAGCCTTCTGCATCCGAAGCTCAGCCAGTTGGGCCAGATACGGCTGATGCCCATCGTAGTCGGTGTCGTGGCCGTGACCTTGATCGCGTGCAGCAACTACGTGCTCAACGAGCTGCTGGACGCGCCCTACGATCGGCTGCATCCGCACAAGTGCAATCGTCCAGCCGCGCTTGGATTGATTGACCCGAGCGCAGCCTACGCGCAGTGGCTGGCGATGATGGTCGTGGGCATGACGCTGGCCTCGTGGATTGGACTGCGCTTCGCCGTGGCCGCGGGAGCGCTGTGGATCATGGGTTGCATCTACAACATTCGGCCGCTGCGCACCAAGGATGTCGCCTATCTCGATGTGTTGACGGAGTCGCTCAATAATCCGCTGCGCATGTTGCTGGGCTGGTACATGGTCACGCAGGTCATCATTCCGCCGACGTCGATGCTGTGCGCCTACTGGATGCTGGGCTGCTACTTCATGGGGCTGAAGCGGTTCAGCGAGTTCCGCGAGATCGGCTCGCACCAGGGTGCGTGCGCCTATCGCAAGTCCTTCGAGAACTATAGCGAGCGCAGCCTGCTCGGCTCGGTGGTCTTCTATGCGTCGATGGCCATGATGATGTTCGGCATCTTCGTCGTCCGCTATCGCATCGAGCTGATCCTCGCTTTTCCGTTCATCGCGCTGCTGATGGCCATGTACTTCGACCTCTCTTTTAAGAAGAACAGCGCCGTGCAGCACCCGGAGAAGCTGTACCGGGAGCCGTCGCTGATGGCGATTGCGCTGGCAACCTGCATCATCATGATTGTGCTGCTGAATATCCATCTCCCGCTGGTTGGGCAGATCTTCACTCCGACGAAATGGTAA
- a CDS encoding PadR family transcriptional regulator: protein MTMTTQNELFDSLRLELRRGCLILAVLAQLRVEHYGYTLRKALADEGLAIEESTLYPLLRRLETQGLLSSEWREEEKRNKRFYRLSAAGEAILEQLLVEWNGINDSLHRILKDKRER, encoded by the coding sequence ATGACTATGACAACCCAAAACGAATTGTTCGATTCCCTCCGCCTTGAGCTTCGGCGGGGCTGCCTGATTCTCGCCGTGCTGGCACAGTTACGCGTGGAGCACTACGGCTACACGCTGCGCAAGGCGCTGGCCGATGAGGGACTCGCCATCGAGGAGAGCACGCTTTACCCGCTGCTGCGGCGGCTGGAGACGCAGGGCCTGCTGAGCAGCGAGTGGCGCGAGGAGGAGAAGCGCAACAAGCGCTTCTATCGGCTCTCTGCTGCTGGCGAAGCAATTCTTGAGCAACTGCTTGTGGAATGGAACGGCATCAACGACTCACTGCACAGGATTTTAAAAGACAAGAGAGAGAGGTAG
- a CDS encoding endonuclease MutS2 has product MVNVTSSDLLPNVPSPLPEASAAALEWPRLREAIAGRTFSPLGRAWVLALEPSADLAWIEQQQQRTEEMRKMLAGGGSFDFHGLFDPTTLLDQARIDGAALEGTEIASLLGVVERVAAWRNVIDPPANGARYNWPGIAALSAPLVDYDFAPLLRMLRGKIEPDGSLNDDASPELRRIRRAMERQHRAIEESLRRSLRSLADGGSTQDDLITIRGERFVIPVKAEFKRKVPGVVHGSSSSGQTVFVEPLETIEQNNELVRLLDEEQAEIHRILVVMTRALGENAAAIHLGTCILAEVEAHVARARFAETLDCVRPVFTANDKYRGLSTPLRSGRDDVAGGAGFNRDDVAGGVGFGRDDVRGESEQEEAKLSLIAARHPLLELRMRAAAMEDGSEAAKPVPLTIVLPAATKQLIISGPNTGGKTVSLKTLGLLALMAQAGIPVPAEEARLPLFTSVYADIGDAQSIERNLSSFSAHVVNLDRISREATASSLVLLDELGSATDPEEGAALAVAVAAHFLAANVWCCITTHLTSLKVYAANHAGVLNAAVGFDQETLTPTYELRLGVPGASAGLNIAARLGLSPEIITAARAQMTTQTADIGAFLDQLHDQLTAATAEREAMRQRESELSREKARVEVEGRVEQKARTKELEVKLNSLIEDFAYQLRETVKAIDDKTVAQKIARDSAARLARLRREFSEQFNSTVVAHNTGADKNDPAAQPHVPKGIKVGDLVKLKSLGRQARVDRVIDAKTFEVSIGPMKMRAGIDDIAGVESVKVVTPLEAARKRGNVTVSTNNDPDYMSSEINVIGRTADEAHDEVERFLDRAFLAGLPRIRIVHGTGMGVLRRTLRDYLRGHPHVTTITEPPQNEGGQGATVVELRQ; this is encoded by the coding sequence ATGGTTAATGTGACCTCGTCCGATCTGTTACCCAATGTTCCCTCGCCGCTGCCTGAGGCGAGCGCCGCCGCGCTGGAGTGGCCGCGCCTGCGCGAGGCGATTGCGGGCCGCACCTTTTCTCCGCTGGGCCGCGCGTGGGTGCTGGCACTGGAGCCTTCGGCCGACCTTGCGTGGATTGAACAACAGCAGCAGCGGACGGAAGAGATGCGGAAGATGCTGGCGGGCGGCGGCAGCTTTGACTTTCATGGCTTGTTCGATCCGACGACGCTGCTCGATCAGGCGCGCATCGACGGCGCGGCGCTGGAAGGTACAGAGATTGCGAGCCTACTGGGCGTGGTGGAGCGAGTGGCGGCGTGGCGCAATGTGATCGATCCGCCTGCCAATGGTGCGCGATATAACTGGCCGGGCATTGCTGCACTCTCTGCGCCGCTGGTGGATTATGACTTTGCGCCGCTGCTGCGGATGCTGCGGGGAAAGATCGAGCCGGATGGGTCTTTGAACGACGATGCTTCGCCGGAGCTGCGGCGCATTCGCCGCGCCATGGAACGGCAGCATCGCGCGATTGAAGAGAGCCTGCGCCGGTCGCTGCGCTCGCTGGCCGACGGCGGCAGTACGCAGGACGATCTGATCACGATTCGCGGCGAGCGGTTTGTGATTCCGGTGAAGGCGGAGTTCAAGCGCAAGGTGCCGGGCGTGGTGCATGGGTCTTCTTCTTCGGGGCAGACAGTGTTTGTCGAGCCGCTGGAGACGATTGAACAGAACAACGAGCTGGTGCGGCTGCTCGATGAGGAGCAGGCCGAGATTCATCGCATCCTTGTCGTGATGACGCGGGCGCTGGGCGAGAACGCGGCAGCGATTCATCTGGGTACGTGCATTCTTGCTGAGGTGGAGGCGCATGTGGCGCGGGCGCGATTCGCGGAGACGCTTGATTGCGTTCGGCCTGTGTTTACGGCAAACGACAAATACAGGGGTCTCTCCACTCCGCTTCGCTCCGGTCGAGATGACGTGGCTGGTGGGGCTGGCTTCAATCGAGATGACGTGGCTGGTGGGGTGGGCTTCGGTCGAGATGATGTAAGGGGAGAGAGTGAGCAGGAGGAAGCGAAGCTCTCGCTCATCGCCGCACGTCATCCTCTGCTCGAACTACGCATGAGAGCAGCGGCGATGGAAGATGGCAGCGAGGCTGCAAAGCCGGTCCCGCTGACGATTGTTCTTCCGGCGGCGACCAAGCAGCTCATCATCAGCGGACCGAATACGGGCGGCAAGACGGTGTCGCTGAAGACGCTGGGGCTGCTGGCGCTGATGGCGCAGGCGGGCATTCCGGTTCCGGCGGAGGAGGCGAGGCTGCCGCTCTTCACCAGTGTTTATGCGGACATCGGCGATGCGCAGTCGATCGAGCGCAACCTTTCCAGCTTCTCGGCGCATGTCGTCAATCTCGACCGCATCTCGCGTGAGGCGACTGCTTCCTCTCTCGTGCTGCTCGATGAATTAGGCTCGGCGACCGATCCGGAAGAGGGGGCGGCGCTGGCTGTCGCTGTGGCCGCGCACTTTCTCGCAGCCAACGTGTGGTGCTGCATCACGACACACCTTACTTCGCTGAAGGTCTATGCGGCCAACCATGCGGGCGTGCTGAACGCCGCCGTGGGCTTCGATCAGGAGACGCTGACGCCGACCTATGAGCTGCGCCTTGGCGTTCCGGGGGCTTCAGCTGGATTGAACATTGCTGCGCGGCTGGGGCTTTCGCCGGAGATCATTACGGCGGCGCGAGCGCAGATGACCACGCAAACCGCGGACATTGGCGCGTTCCTCGATCAGCTTCACGATCAACTCACGGCTGCTACTGCCGAGCGCGAGGCCATGCGCCAGAGAGAGAGCGAGTTGTCTCGCGAGAAGGCGCGCGTCGAAGTCGAAGGGCGCGTGGAGCAGAAGGCGCGGACGAAAGAGCTTGAGGTCAAGCTCAACTCGCTGATTGAGGACTTTGCCTATCAGCTTCGCGAGACGGTCAAAGCTATCGATGACAAGACGGTGGCGCAGAAGATTGCGCGGGACTCGGCGGCGCGGCTGGCGCGGTTGCGGCGCGAGTTTTCAGAGCAGTTCAACTCGACCGTGGTCGCACACAATACGGGCGCGGACAAGAACGATCCTGCTGCACAGCCGCATGTTCCCAAGGGCATCAAGGTCGGCGACCTGGTGAAGCTGAAGTCGCTGGGCAGGCAGGCGCGGGTGGATCGCGTGATCGATGCGAAGACCTTCGAGGTCTCCATTGGCCCGATGAAGATGCGCGCCGGCATTGACGATATCGCTGGAGTGGAGTCGGTGAAAGTAGTGACGCCTCTGGAAGCCGCGCGTAAACGTGGCAACGTTACTGTCTCGACCAACAACGACCCCGACTATATGTCGTCGGAGATCAACGTGATTGGCCGCACTGCGGATGAGGCGCACGACGAGGTGGAGCGCTTTCTCGACCGCGCCTTTCTCGCCGGGTTGCCACGCATTCGCATCGTTCATGGAACCGGCATGGGCGTGCTGCGGCGAACGCTGCGCGACTATCTGCGCGGCCATCCGCATGTCACCACCATCACCGAGCCTCCGCAGAATGAAGGCGGACAGGGAGCGACGGTGGTGGAGTTGCGGCAGTAA
- a CDS encoding zinc ribbon domain-containing protein, whose product MVCQACGNPVEAGVHFCPRCGAQIVAAAPVPPPPSAYPPPYPPMVVMPERRVQRNLHTVGILWCIFGAYRILAGLIGIFVLGIATSRSFGGEPWMWGGRFHAPFGPPWMAALLPLIAVVSVAAALLAFLVAFGLMTRQPWGRVVAIIVAILSLFKFPFGTALGIYTLWVLVPAESGIEYDAIAGRI is encoded by the coding sequence ATGGTCTGTCAGGCATGTGGCAATCCGGTCGAGGCAGGAGTTCATTTCTGCCCCCGATGCGGCGCACAGATAGTCGCCGCCGCTCCCGTTCCTCCGCCGCCGTCAGCGTACCCTCCACCCTACCCGCCCATGGTCGTGATGCCCGAGAGGCGCGTGCAGCGAAACCTTCACACGGTCGGGATCCTCTGGTGCATCTTCGGAGCCTACCGCATCCTCGCCGGACTCATCGGAATCTTCGTCCTTGGCATTGCCACCTCGCGCAGCTTCGGCGGGGAGCCGTGGATGTGGGGAGGGCGCTTCCACGCGCCATTCGGTCCACCCTGGATGGCCGCGCTGCTCCCGTTGATCGCCGTGGTCTCCGTCGCCGCCGCACTGCTGGCCTTTCTGGTCGCCTTCGGCCTCATGACGCGCCAGCCCTGGGGACGAGTCGTCGCCATCATCGTCGCCATCCTCTCCCTGTTTAAATTCCCCTTCGGCACGGCACTGGGAATCTACACGCTCTGGGTGCTCGTCCCGGCGGAGTCGGGCATCGAGTACGACGCCATCGCTGGCCGTATCTAA